In Macadamia integrifolia cultivar HAES 741 chromosome 12, SCU_Mint_v3, whole genome shotgun sequence, the following are encoded in one genomic region:
- the LOC122058011 gene encoding bidirectional sugar transporter N3-like, whose amino-acid sequence MFLAHQMLLQFLSLQKPPPLINTSFLLKCTTITSSLQFDDHGKNTKKRRTNSSMSAMEKESHFELDPDKAREALAELDQQLQSLSQKQVTPSKDRRQRGLVAEVLTMLSIHYPLAFVFGLLGNIFSFMVFLAPLPTFYRVYKKKSTEEYQSLPYVVALLSSMLWIYYASLKPNAYFLITVNSIGCILESLYTVTYMVYAPKKQRIMTVKLLVWMNLGFYSLIFLLTFFLLKGSNRVQFLGWACDVFSVGVFAAPLSAVRLVIRTKSVQFMPFSLSLLLTISAIMWFSYGVLLKDLHIALPNILGFIMGVIQMVLYAMYKDSNKIKEEKKQEQHDHLSDVGKLTAIVCSEVNPFKIDPKSPDDEVNKVGSDDQNMQVNDDHQFAENDEGCKIHITTPMELQIRQCQV is encoded by the exons ATGTTTTTGGCTCATCAAATGCTTCTGCAATTTCTCTCACTTCAGAAGCCACCACCATTGATCAACACCTCCTTTCTTCTCAAGTGTACAACCATCACCTCTTCGTTGCAATTCGATGACCATGGCAAGAACAcgaagaaaagaagaacaaacTCATCTATGAGTGCTATGGAGAAAGAATCCCATTTTGAATTGGACCCGGATAAGGCCAGGGAAGCACTTGCAGAGCTCGATCAACAGCTTCAATCACTCTCTCAGAAGCAAGTCACTCCTTCCAAGGATAGA AGACAGAGAGGGTTGGTAGCTGAAGTACTTACCATGTTAAGCATTCACTATCCCTTGGCTTTTGTCTTTGGACTCCTAG GCAACATCTTCTCCTTCATGGTGTTTCTTGCACCCTT GCCAACATTTTATAGAGTTTACAAGAAGAAATCAACAGAAGAGTATCAATCATTGCCATATGTGGTTGCACTATTAAGTTCAATGCTGTGGATCTATTATGCATCCTTGAAGCCCAATGCTTATTTTCTTATTACAGTTAACTCAATTGGGTGCATCTTGGAAAGTCTCTATACTGTCACTTACATGGTTTATGCACCCAAGAAACAAAGG ATTATGACTGTCAAGCTTCTGGTCTGGATGAATTTGGGCTTCTATAGTTTGATCTTTCTCCTAACTTTCTTTTTACTGAAAGGCTCAAACCGTGTCCAATTTCTTGGATGGGCTTGTGATGTCTTCTCTGTGGGAGTCTTCGCAGCCCCTTTAAGTGCTGTG AGACTGGTCATACGTACCAAGAGTGTCCAGTTCATGCCATTCTCCTTATCTCTGTTACTGACTATCAGCGCAATAATGTGGTTCTCCTATGGTGTTCTACTGAAGGACTTGCATATTGCT CTTCCAAACATACTGGGTTTCATCATGGGAGTGATTCAGATGGTTCTATATGCCATGTACAAGGACTCTAACAAGAttaaagaggagaagaagcaaGAACAGCATGATCACTTGAGTGATGTTGGTAAGCTAACTGCAATAGTATGTTCGGAGGTGAATCCTTTTAAGATCGATCCAAAGTCCCCAGATGATGAGGTGAATAAAGTGGGCAGTGATGATCAAAACATGCAAGTTAATGATGATCATCAGTTTGCAGAGAATGATGAAGGCTGTAAGATTCACATCACAACTCCCATGGAACTCCAAATACGCCAATGTCAAGTTTGA
- the LOC122058267 gene encoding putative elongation factor TypA-like SVR3, chloroplastic, whose product MEMASGFHGSLNLKPSLLAEQSRRTCNSNPCRSSSSLPLPKQFLGRGFHIALTTKKALRFRHSSSNSNRTAIKCSVSTTETATCKRNQLMTRRDIRNIAIVAHVDHGKTTLVDAMLKQSKVFRDNQFVQERIMDSNDLERERGITILSKNTSISYKDMKINIIDTPGHSDFGGEVERVLNMVEGVLLVVDSVEGPMPQTRFVLKKALEFGHAVVVVVNKIDRPSARPDFVVNSTFELFIELNATDEQCDFQVIYASGIKGKAGLSPEDLADDLGPLFEAITRCIPGPRIDKDGALQMLVTSTEYDGHKGRIAIGRLHAGVLERGMDVRVCTSDDTCRYGKISELFVYENFSRVPAEAVEAGDICAVCGIGDIMIGETIADKAYGKPLPAIKVEEPTVKMAFSINTSPFVGREGKYVTSRNLRDRLYRELERNLAMKVEDGETADTLLVSGRGTLHITILIENMRREGYEFMVGPPKVINKRVDEKLLEPFEIATVEIPEVYMGPVVELLGKRRGQMIDMQGLGSEGTSLIKYRIPTRGLLGLRNSILTASRGTAILNTIFDSYGPWAGDISTRDQGSLVAFEDGTSTSYALSSAQERGQMFVKPGDEVYKGQIVGIHQRPGDLSLNVCKKKAATNVRSNKEQTVILDTPLDYSLDDCIEYIQEDEMVEVTPSSIRMCKNPKMAKKKY is encoded by the exons ATGGAGATGGCCAGTGGTTTCCACGGTTCTCTTAATCTCAAACCCTCACTTCTCGCCGAGCAGTCTCGTCGAACGTGTAACTCTAACCCTTGTAGGAGCTCCAGTTCTCTTCCTCTCCCGAAGCAATTCCTCGGCAGGGGCTTTCATATAGCTCTAACAACTAAAAAAGCTCTGCGTTTTCGCCATTCTTCGAGTAATTCGAATCGTACTGCAATCAAATGTTCCGTCTCTACCACGGAAACTGCTACTT GCAAAAGGAACCAGTTAATGACGAGAAGAGATATTAGGAATATAGCAATTGTTGCTCATGTAGATCATGGGAAAACAACTTTGGTGGATGCAATGTTGAAACAATCAAAG GTTTTTCGTGACAACCAGTTTGTTCAGGAAAGGATAATGGATTCAAATGATCTAGAACGTGAAAGGGGAATTACAATACTTAGTAAAAATACATCAATCTCCTACAAGGATATGAAGATAAACATAATTGATACTCCAGGGCACTCTGACTTTGGTGGCGAAGTGGAGCGTGTCCTTAACATGGTGGAAGGAGTTCTTCTAGTG GTAGATTCTGTGGAAGGCCCAATGCCACAGACAAGATTTGTTCTAAAGAAGGCTCTGGAGTTTGGGcatgctgttgttgttgttgtcaatAAGATTGATAGACCTTCTGCTCGTCCAGATTTTGTGGTCAATTCCACTTTTGAACTATTTATTGAATTGAATGCAACAGACGAACAG TGTGACTTTCAAGTAATATATGCGAGTGGTATCAAGGGGAAGGCTGGACTCTCTCCAGAAGATCTGGCAGATGATCTTGGACCGCTTTTTGAGGCTATCACCAGATGCATACCCGGGCCACGTATCGACAAAGATGGTGCATTGCAGATGCTT GTAACAAGTACCGAGTATGATGGGCATAAAGGACGAATAGCCATTGGGCGCTTGCATGCTGGGGTTCTAGAGAGAGGAATGGATGTGAGG GTATGTACCTCAGATGACACATGCAGATACGGAAAAATTAGTGAGCTTTTTGTGTATGAGAACTTCAGTAGGGTTCCAGCGGAGGCTGTAGAAGCTGGTGATATATGTGCTGTTTGTGGTATTGGTGATATTATG ATTGGGGAGACAATTGCTGATAAAGCTTATGGGAAACCCTTACCTGCCATTAAGGTGGAGGAGCCAACGGTGAAAATGGCTTTCTCTATCAACACTTCACCTTTTGTTGGCCGCGAG GGAAAGTATGTAACTAGTAGAAATCTGAGAGATCGACTATATCGTGAACTCGAGAGGAATTTGGCTATGAAAGTTGAAGATGGTGAAACTGCAGATACATTGCTTGTTAGTGGGAGGGGTACTTTGCATATCACCATACTCATAGAGAACAT GAGAAGGGAAGGCTATGAGTTCATGGTGGGGCCACCCAAGGTAATCAACAAAAGGGTGGACGAGAAATTGCTGGAACCTTTTGAG ATTGCTACTGTTGAGATACCAGAAGTATATATGGGACCTGTGGTCGAACTTCTAGGGAAAAGACGCGGGCAAATGATTGATATGCAAGGATTAGG GTCAGAGGGCACATCATTAATCAAATATAGAATACCAACTCGTGGTCTTCTTGGATTGCGGAATTCAATTCTCACAGCTTCTCGTGGAACTGCAATCCTCAATACAATATTTGATAGCTATGGACCATGGGCTGGAGATATTAGCACCCGAGATCAGGGTTCACTG GTTGCGTTTGAGGATGGAACCAGTACATCGTATGCTCTTTCAAGTGCACAAGAGAGAGGTCAGATGTTTGTCAAACCAGGTGATGAAGTCTATAAAGGCCAAATAGTGGGCATCCACCAGCGTCCTGGTGACCTGTCCCTTAATGTTTGCAAGAAGAAGGCTGCAACCAATGTACGTTCCAATAAAGAACAAACAG TTATTCTTGATACACCCTTGGATTATAGTCTGGATGACTGCATAGAGTACATTCAGGAAGATGAAATGGTTGAGGTTACTCCATCAAGTATCAGAATgtgcaaaaacccaaaaatggcaAAGAAAAAGTATTGA